In Bacteroidota bacterium, a single window of DNA contains:
- the wecB gene encoding UDP-N-acetylglucosamine 2-epimerase (non-hydrolyzing) — protein sequence MSAPSRAYKIISVVGARPNFMKVAPLHKAFKQYPSVQHRIVHTGQHYDANMSKVFFEDLELPRPDVYLGIGSGSQAEQTAKVMIEFEKVVLGEKPDLVVVVGDVNSTVACTLVCAKLLIPVAHVEAGLRSFDRTMPEEINRLLTDAIADFLFVSERSGLDNLKREGVADSKVYFVGNIMIDSLVHYRETSRRSVIKKTLGVEGKKYVLVTLHRPSNVDVRTNLSNILSMLESIARAQPVIFPVHPRTRKMIDEFDLRKTFAKNSNIILCDPLGYLDFLCLLESAALAITDSGGIQEETTYLGVPCLTMRENTERPSTVSEGTNTLMGFDYEKTATEAGAVFRGTVKKGKIPELWDGKTAERIAKIMADELLSINRRKS from the coding sequence ATGAGCGCTCCAAGCCGTGCGTACAAAATCATCAGCGTGGTCGGTGCGCGTCCCAACTTCATGAAGGTGGCACCCCTTCACAAAGCTTTCAAGCAGTATCCGTCGGTGCAGCATCGCATCGTCCACACCGGCCAGCATTACGATGCCAACATGTCCAAAGTGTTCTTTGAAGATCTGGAGCTCCCGCGTCCCGATGTGTATCTGGGCATCGGGTCAGGATCGCAGGCCGAGCAAACGGCGAAGGTCATGATCGAGTTTGAGAAGGTTGTTCTTGGGGAAAAGCCCGATCTGGTAGTCGTTGTGGGAGACGTTAATTCTACCGTGGCATGTACGCTCGTGTGCGCCAAGCTCCTTATTCCCGTCGCCCATGTCGAGGCAGGGCTCCGCAGTTTTGACCGGACGATGCCCGAAGAAATCAATCGCCTTCTTACCGACGCAATTGCGGACTTTCTTTTTGTCTCGGAGCGGAGCGGATTGGACAATTTGAAGAGGGAAGGGGTTGCCGATTCGAAGGTGTACTTTGTCGGCAACATCATGATCGATTCCCTTGTCCATTATCGAGAGACATCGCGCCGCTCCGTCATAAAGAAAACTCTCGGCGTTGAAGGAAAAAAATACGTGCTCGTCACCCTGCACAGGCCGAGCAACGTCGACGTTCGGACGAATCTCTCCAACATCCTCTCAATGCTGGAAAGCATTGCGCGGGCGCAGCCGGTGATTTTTCCTGTACATCCCCGGACGAGGAAGATGATCGATGAGTTCGACCTGAGGAAGACATTCGCGAAGAATTCAAACATTATCCTTTGCGACCCCCTCGGTTATTTGGATTTCTTGTGTTTGCTGGAATCTGCGGCCCTTGCGATCACCGATTCGGGGGGCATTCAGGAAGAGACGACATACCTCGGCGTTCCGTGTCTGACGATGCGGGAGAATACGGAGCGGCCATCGACGGTTTCGGAGGGGACGAATACGTTGATGGGGTTCGATTATGAGAAAACCGCGACGGAAGCCGGTGCTGTTTTTCGGGGAACGGTCAAGAAGGGAAAGATTCCTGAGCTATGGGACGGAAAGACGGCGGAAAGAATCGCGAAAATCATGGCGGATGAACTTCTTTCAATCAATCGACGAAAATCATAA
- the rfbB gene encoding dTDP-glucose 4,6-dehydratase: MKNILVTGGAGFIGSNFIRYLLQRYREYRVINYDALTYAGNLENLSGVDLSPRYIFVNADICDDAAVERVLRDYRVDAVVHFAAESHVDRSILGPSVFVRTNVLGTSMLLEAARQAGIQRFIHVSTDEVYGSLEATGKFTEATPLHPNSPYSASKASSDLIALSYFRTYGTPVIVTRCSNNYGPYQFPEKLIPLMIANALNDKPLPVYGDGLNVRDWLYVEDHCSALDVVLHKGKEGEVYNIGGDNEQANIEIVKLILTELDKPHSLITFVKDRPGHDRRYAIDAAKIEKELGWKPSHTFEKGIRETIRWYRSNREWWQRILTGEYQRYYAAQYSDRLKKEPA; encoded by the coding sequence ATGAAAAATATTCTGGTCACAGGAGGGGCAGGATTCATCGGCAGCAATTTCATCCGGTATCTGCTGCAGCGGTATCGCGAGTACCGCGTCATCAATTACGATGCGCTGACGTACGCGGGGAACCTGGAGAACCTGTCCGGAGTCGATCTAAGCCCTCGTTATATTTTTGTGAACGCCGATATCTGCGACGACGCAGCGGTTGAAAGAGTTCTTCGTGATTATCGCGTGGACGCCGTCGTCCATTTCGCGGCTGAGTCTCACGTCGATCGGAGCATTCTCGGCCCGTCGGTCTTTGTGCGCACGAATGTTCTGGGAACGAGCATGCTCCTCGAGGCCGCGCGGCAGGCTGGCATTCAGCGGTTCATCCATGTCTCGACTGATGAAGTGTACGGTTCGCTCGAAGCAACGGGCAAGTTCACCGAGGCGACGCCGCTCCATCCGAACAGCCCCTATTCCGCGAGCAAAGCCTCGTCCGATTTGATCGCTCTCTCATATTTTAGAACCTACGGCACCCCCGTTATCGTCACCCGCTGTTCGAACAATTACGGGCCGTACCAGTTTCCCGAAAAATTGATACCCCTGATGATTGCCAATGCGCTGAACGATAAACCCCTTCCGGTCTACGGCGACGGGCTCAACGTTCGCGATTGGCTGTACGTCGAGGACCATTGTTCCGCGCTCGACGTCGTCCTGCACAAGGGAAAAGAAGGGGAAGTGTACAACATTGGCGGCGACAACGAGCAAGCGAACATTGAAATTGTCAAGCTGATCCTAACGGAATTAGACAAGCCGCATTCATTGATAACGTTCGTGAAGGACAGGCCGGGCCACGACCGCCGGTATGCGATCGATGCCGCGAAAATAGAAAAAGAACTGGGATGGAAGCCGTCGCATACCTTCGAAAAAGGCATTCGCGAGACGATCCGTTGGTACCGCAGCAATAGAGAATGGTGGCAAAGAATCCTGACCGGAGAATACCAGCGGTATTATGCGGCCCAGTACTCCGACCGTTTGAAGAAGGAACCGGCCTGA
- a CDS encoding dTDP-4-dehydrorhamnose 3,5-epimerase family protein, which yields MTFQDGKIHDVVIRDLKKFVDDRGWLSELFREDEIDRQFMPVMSYISVTHPGVARGPHEHTGQADLFAFVGPSNFKVYVWDSRKDSPTYLRKFSFIAGEDAPKSVIIPPGVVHAYKNVGTSDGTVINLPNRLFAGYGKKEPVDEIRHENRTETIFQLD from the coding sequence ATGACGTTTCAAGATGGAAAAATTCATGATGTCGTCATCCGCGACCTGAAGAAGTTCGTCGACGACCGGGGATGGCTGTCAGAGCTCTTCAGGGAAGACGAGATCGACCGGCAATTCATGCCGGTGATGTCGTACATCTCAGTCACACACCCGGGAGTGGCGCGCGGTCCGCACGAACACACAGGCCAGGCAGACCTTTTCGCATTTGTCGGTCCCTCAAATTTCAAGGTCTATGTGTGGGACAGCAGGAAAGATTCGCCGACGTATCTTCGTAAATTCTCGTTCATCGCCGGCGAGGACGCACCGAAGTCCGTTATCATTCCCCCAGGAGTCGTTCACGCATACAAGAATGTCGGGACGTCGGACGGCACCGTCATTAATTTGCCGAACCGCCTTTTTGCCGGCTACGGGAAGAAAGAACCGGTTGATGAAATTCGTCATGAAAACCGTACAGAGACAATTTTTCAACTAGACTGA
- the argS gene encoding arginine--tRNA ligase has product MKEYLHRAVAGALASLEYPAAVIFFEKPKVAAHGDLTTNVAMAIAKSAGKNPRQIAQSIVGKLDLDPSKIASTEIAGPGFINFRFTDSYVIDSAKAILQLGAAFGKSDIAHGQKTNIEWVSANPTGPLHSGHGRQVILGATIANLLEWTGHAVTREYYFNNAGNQMRTLGESVYARYRQSLGDDYPFPAGGYQGDYITEIALEIKNEKGESLREAGQERAYFKQKAEAWCFDKIKKTLARLGVQHDVFYNEDSLYSSGKIKEVVEEFRSRGLAYDSEGAVWFKATAVGLDQDRVIVKRTGEPTYRLPDIAYHREKFRRGFDLVVDIFGADHIATIPDVLAGVKALGFDTNKVKVIIHQMVSFVDGKEVVKMSKRNANVYTLDDLIDEVGTDAVHYFFVMRSANTHLEFDVALAKEQSEQNPVYYLQYAHARIASILRFAVEQGVRVDDLAYLFGTTRFELITEKEEIGLLKLLLEFPEVIVNCAEAYEPHRLTTYLREVAEAFHRFYHEHRVIGDNKELMQARLAVCQMARIVIANGCAVLGVSAPQKM; this is encoded by the coding sequence ATGAAAGAGTATCTGCACCGCGCTGTTGCCGGCGCGCTCGCTTCGCTTGAGTACCCCGCCGCCGTGATCTTTTTTGAGAAACCGAAAGTTGCTGCTCATGGCGACCTGACCACGAACGTCGCGATGGCTATTGCAAAATCGGCAGGAAAAAATCCCCGCCAGATCGCCCAGTCGATCGTGGGAAAACTCGACTTGGATCCATCGAAGATAGCGTCCACGGAGATTGCCGGCCCCGGTTTCATCAATTTCCGCTTCACCGACTCGTATGTTATCGACAGCGCAAAAGCGATCCTGCAGCTCGGCGCTGCCTTCGGAAAGTCCGACATCGCCCATGGTCAGAAGACGAACATTGAATGGGTGAGCGCAAATCCGACCGGCCCTCTTCACAGCGGCCACGGGCGCCAGGTGATTCTCGGCGCGACGATCGCGAACCTGCTTGAATGGACGGGCCACGCGGTGACTCGTGAATATTATTTCAACAACGCCGGCAACCAGATGCGGACCCTCGGCGAAAGCGTCTACGCCCGTTACCGCCAATCCCTGGGAGATGATTATCCTTTTCCCGCCGGAGGCTACCAGGGGGATTACATCACTGAGATCGCGCTGGAAATTAAGAACGAGAAAGGGGAGAGTTTACGCGAGGCCGGCCAGGAGAGGGCGTACTTCAAGCAAAAAGCCGAGGCCTGGTGTTTTGACAAGATCAAGAAAACTCTGGCAAGGCTCGGCGTTCAACACGACGTATTCTATAATGAAGACTCCCTCTATTCTTCCGGCAAGATTAAGGAGGTGGTCGAGGAGTTCCGCTCGCGGGGACTGGCGTACGACAGCGAAGGGGCGGTGTGGTTCAAAGCGACTGCGGTCGGTCTGGACCAGGACCGCGTCATTGTCAAGAGAACGGGGGAGCCTACATACCGGCTGCCGGACATTGCGTATCACCGGGAGAAATTCCGGAGAGGGTTCGACCTTGTCGTCGATATTTTCGGCGCCGACCATATCGCGACGATACCGGATGTCCTCGCGGGGGTCAAGGCTCTCGGCTTCGACACGAACAAGGTCAAGGTCATCATCCATCAGATGGTCTCGTTCGTGGACGGCAAAGAGGTGGTGAAGATGTCGAAGCGGAACGCGAACGTGTACACGCTCGATGATCTGATCGATGAGGTCGGCACGGATGCCGTTCACTACTTTTTCGTCATGCGCAGCGCGAACACTCATTTGGAATTCGACGTCGCCCTCGCGAAGGAACAATCCGAGCAGAATCCTGTCTACTATCTTCAATACGCCCACGCACGCATCGCCAGCATTCTGAGGTTCGCGGTCGAGCAGGGTGTTCGGGTGGACGATCTCGCGTACCTTTTCGGCACCACGCGCTTCGAGCTGATCACTGAGAAAGAGGAAATCGGCCTTCTAAAGCTGTTGCTGGAGTTTCCGGAAGTGATCGTCAATTGTGCGGAGGCATACGAGCCGCATCGGTTGACGACCTATCTTCGGGAGGTGGCGGAGGCCTTTCATCGCTTCTACCACGAGCATCGTGTGATCGGCGACAACAAGGAATTGATGCAGGCGAGACTTGCGGTATGCCAGATGGCCCGCATTGTCATCGCAAACGGATGTGCCGTGCTGGGCGTCTCGGCCCCTCAAAAAATGTAG
- the rsfS gene encoding ribosome silencing factor yields MLTSKALAKKIAAFALLKKAQNVVLLDLRKLTSMSDFFVICSADSDTHVRAIADGIRDGAMGAGEKIWHDEGHGESTWVLLDFVNVVVHVFHKETRSFYNLEKLWGDAKFEYIEDKPAAVQPRKKALLKKTAHQ; encoded by the coding sequence ATGTTGACCTCAAAAGCACTCGCTAAGAAGATAGCCGCCTTCGCATTGTTGAAGAAGGCGCAGAATGTTGTTCTCCTCGATCTGCGGAAGCTCACATCGATGTCGGATTTCTTTGTCATCTGCTCGGCGGATTCCGACACGCACGTCCGGGCTATCGCCGATGGCATCCGTGACGGCGCAATGGGCGCCGGCGAAAAGATCTGGCACGATGAGGGACATGGAGAATCGACCTGGGTGCTGCTGGATTTCGTGAACGTCGTTGTGCACGTGTTTCACAAAGAGACGCGCTCCTTCTATAACTTAGAGAAGCTCTGGGGGGACGCAAAATTCGAATACATTGAAGACAAACCTGCCGCAGTTCAACCTAGGAAAAAGGCTCTGCTGAAAAAGACCGCCCATCAATGA
- a CDS encoding LytR C-terminal domain-containing protein, producing the protein MTEKETSRSSKKIALNLLLAAVSAFVLYQVYAISFPSDHNGNRSREAGTTASPAKNIVQIDVLNGCGVSGTGQKVTSFLRASGYDVVDMGNYKTFDVKQSMVVDRCGNADIAKKIASDLGIDPANVIQQISPEYFVTASVVLGKDFKTLRAWK; encoded by the coding sequence ATGACCGAAAAAGAAACATCACGTTCGTCAAAAAAAATTGCTCTTAATCTTCTCCTCGCCGCAGTTTCCGCCTTTGTTCTTTATCAGGTGTACGCAATCAGCTTTCCTTCAGATCACAATGGCAATCGCAGCCGCGAGGCTGGCACCACCGCTTCGCCGGCAAAGAATATCGTCCAGATCGATGTCCTGAACGGCTGCGGCGTTTCGGGGACCGGGCAGAAAGTGACTAGCTTTCTTCGCGCTTCCGGATACGACGTCGTCGATATGGGCAACTATAAAACATTTGACGTCAAGCAGTCGATGGTCGTCGACCGGTGCGGGAACGCGGACATTGCAAAAAAAATCGCCTCGGATCTTGGGATCGATCCGGCAAATGTGATCCAACAAATAAGCCCGGAGTATTTCGTCACCGCCTCCGTGGTTCTTGGAAAGGATTTTAAGACCCTGCGCGCATGGAAATGA
- a CDS encoding sugar phosphate nucleotidyltransferase, whose amino-acid sequence MENRFATVIMAAGKGTRMKNSEKAKVMFEVAGKPMIHHVVELAVALHSSRVIAIVGHYREAVIEYLRRDAPTVEFAVQDPQLGTGHAVMQAKDSLLNFNGDVLVLSGDVPLLHVSTIRSLISFHHEKEAVATILTADLADPTGYGRVLRGSGDNVTGIVEHKDATEEERNVKEINSGIYIFDNLHLFDALAHITTNNVQHEYYLTDVFNYFWKHGMKVAAKKAVDFDEVRGVNTVEQLEEADRILRKRNSTSAPHV is encoded by the coding sequence ATGGAAAATAGATTTGCTACGGTCATCATGGCTGCGGGGAAGGGGACCCGCATGAAAAATTCTGAGAAGGCAAAGGTGATGTTCGAAGTCGCCGGCAAGCCGATGATTCATCACGTGGTCGAACTGGCCGTTGCGCTGCATTCATCCCGTGTTATCGCGATCGTCGGGCATTACCGAGAAGCTGTCATTGAGTATTTGCGCCGCGATGCCCCTACCGTCGAATTTGCGGTTCAAGACCCCCAGCTCGGCACCGGACATGCCGTGATGCAGGCAAAGGATTCGCTGCTGAATTTCAACGGAGACGTTTTGGTTCTGTCGGGTGATGTTCCCCTTCTGCATGTATCGACGATTCGGAGCCTGATCTCATTCCATCATGAAAAAGAAGCGGTCGCCACCATCCTTACCGCCGACCTTGCCGATCCGACGGGATATGGAAGAGTGCTTCGAGGCAGTGGCGATAATGTCACCGGGATCGTTGAACATAAAGATGCAACGGAAGAGGAGCGAAACGTCAAGGAGATTAATTCGGGGATATATATCTTCGACAACCTCCATTTGTTCGATGCACTCGCTCATATCACGACCAACAACGTTCAGCATGAGTATTATCTCACGGACGTTTTCAATTATTTCTGGAAACACGGGATGAAAGTTGCGGCGAAAAAAGCTGTTGATTTTGACGAAGTCCGGGGGGTGAATACCGTGGAGCAATTGGAGGAAGCAGACCGAATCCTGAGGAAAAGGAACTCCACCTCCGCCCCGCATGTTTAA
- the panC gene encoding pantoate--beta-alanine ligase, which translates to MKTIVSLAEMQQFSEKTRLGKKVIGLVPTMGYLHKGHLSLIARAKRSCDVVIVSIFVNPAQFSPQEDFARYPRDMARDARLCKSAGASVLFAPREGEMYPEGYSTYVSLEQLSSTLEGKFRPTHFRGVATVVTKLFSLTKPHKAFFGQKDAQQCVVVKRMVKDLNLGIEVVVSPIVREKDGLAMSSRNVYLSEAERGEALVLYASLCHARELVAEGERDAGRIAAAMRQMIERRPSAKIDYVAVVDAESLADVGTLERGRRVLVALAVRFGATRLIDNTLVKIR; encoded by the coding sequence ATGAAGACCATTGTATCCCTTGCCGAGATGCAGCAGTTCTCCGAGAAAACGAGGCTTGGGAAAAAAGTGATCGGCCTCGTTCCCACGATGGGATATCTGCACAAGGGGCACCTCAGCCTTATCGCGCGGGCAAAACGCTCGTGCGATGTCGTGATCGTTTCCATTTTTGTGAACCCTGCCCAGTTTTCCCCTCAGGAGGATTTTGCCCGGTACCCTCGCGACATGGCCCGCGATGCGCGGCTGTGCAAGTCGGCGGGAGCGTCCGTTCTCTTCGCCCCCCGCGAAGGGGAAATGTACCCGGAAGGATATTCCACCTACGTCAGCCTCGAACAGCTTTCTTCGACGCTGGAGGGAAAATTCAGGCCGACGCATTTCCGCGGAGTGGCAACCGTCGTAACGAAACTTTTTTCGCTGACAAAGCCGCATAAAGCATTCTTCGGCCAGAAAGATGCGCAGCAATGCGTCGTCGTCAAAAGGATGGTGAAGGACCTGAATTTGGGCATCGAGGTCGTCGTTTCGCCGATCGTGCGGGAAAAGGATGGTCTTGCCATGAGCTCGCGCAACGTTTATTTGTCCGAAGCCGAGCGTGGTGAGGCGTTGGTCCTGTATGCTTCACTTTGCCATGCCCGGGAACTGGTCGCTGAGGGGGAGAGGGATGCCGGAAGAATTGCAGCCGCGATGAGGCAGATGATCGAACGGAGACCCTCAGCGAAAATAGACTATGTCGCCGTCGTCGATGCTGAGTCGCTTGCCGACGTCGGCACCCTTGAGCGCGGCCGCCGGGTTCTTGTCGCTTTGGCGGTCCGCTTCGGCGCAACGCGGCTCATCGATAACACTCTCGTCAAGATACGTTGA
- the accD gene encoding acetyl-CoA carboxylase, carboxyltransferase subunit beta yields MAWFRRSKESISSESQKKDTPEGLWRKCESCGEIVHKKVLEQNLWVCAKCNFHFRIGSREYFSLLLDEGSFRELDRKMTSKDPLNFTDTKRYKDRVKDTIRKSGLNDAVRSGTGKIKKRDVVIACMDFAFIGGSMGSVVGEKISRAADKALKSRSPLIVISSSGGARMMEAAYSLMQMAKTSAKLARLSDAHIPYISLMTDPTTGGVTASYAMLGDIHIAEPGALIGFAGPRVIKQTIGKDLPPGFQKAEFVQEKGFIDLVVNRKDLRETISKLLEMIAA; encoded by the coding sequence ATGGCCTGGTTTCGACGATCAAAAGAAAGTATTTCTTCGGAATCGCAAAAAAAGGATACGCCGGAAGGTCTGTGGAGGAAGTGCGAATCGTGCGGTGAGATCGTCCACAAAAAGGTTCTCGAACAGAACCTCTGGGTTTGTGCAAAGTGCAATTTTCATTTCCGCATCGGAAGCAGGGAATATTTTTCACTTCTGCTCGATGAGGGGAGTTTCAGAGAATTGGACAGGAAGATGACGTCGAAAGACCCCCTGAACTTTACCGACACGAAACGCTACAAGGACCGTGTCAAAGACACGATCAGGAAATCGGGACTCAACGACGCCGTCCGAAGCGGAACCGGAAAAATCAAAAAGAGAGATGTTGTTATCGCGTGCATGGACTTTGCGTTCATCGGCGGCAGCATGGGTTCAGTTGTCGGAGAAAAGATCAGCCGTGCTGCGGATAAAGCGTTGAAGTCAAGATCCCCGCTGATCGTCATCTCATCAAGCGGCGGAGCGAGGATGATGGAAGCGGCTTATTCGCTGATGCAGATGGCGAAGACGAGCGCAAAGCTGGCCCGCCTCTCGGATGCGCACATCCCGTACATATCGCTCATGACGGACCCGACCACAGGAGGAGTGACCGCAAGTTATGCGATGCTCGGCGATATTCATATCGCGGAACCCGGTGCGTTGATCGGGTTTGCCGGTCCGCGTGTGATCAAGCAAACGATCGGAAAGGATCTCCCCCCGGGATTTCAGAAAGCTGAGTTTGTGCAGGAAAAGGGGTTTATCGATCTGGTGGTGAACAGAAAGGATCTGCGGGAGACGATCTCCAAGCTGCTTGAAATGATCGCCGCATGA
- the tsaB gene encoding tRNA (adenosine(37)-N6)-threonylcarbamoyltransferase complex dimerization subunit type 1 TsaB, with product MIIAIETATDVCGTALVHNGAVVAQRTIREKNVHSERLLPMVDELLREASVALTDLDAICISIGPGSFTGLRIGLSTAKGLAVASSTPVVAVPTLDALAYEYFRNAPHPASGIVAPLIDAKRDEAFYSFYELHSTGVRRLRDYGIEPVANIFEEASRYRSVVFAGDGARKMQPMTGANAQYACMPETVCNPAAVGIIGEKGGKALSAEQLSTLEPLYLREFVTTVPGNSRGRGTRAASSAQPTTAHLFKG from the coding sequence ATGATCATCGCGATCGAAACGGCTACCGATGTGTGCGGGACGGCATTGGTGCATAACGGGGCGGTTGTCGCTCAGCGGACCATTCGCGAAAAGAACGTTCACTCGGAGCGGTTGCTGCCGATGGTCGATGAGCTGCTGCGCGAAGCGTCGGTGGCATTGACCGATCTCGACGCGATCTGCATTTCGATCGGCCCCGGTTCGTTCACGGGATTGCGGATCGGGCTGAGCACGGCAAAGGGGCTTGCGGTGGCGAGCTCCACACCGGTCGTTGCCGTGCCAACGCTGGACGCTCTTGCGTACGAATATTTCAGGAACGCTCCTCATCCGGCGTCCGGAATCGTTGCTCCCCTTATCGATGCCAAACGGGACGAGGCATTTTATTCATTCTATGAATTGCACTCAACGGGAGTTCGCCGTCTCAGAGACTACGGTATAGAACCGGTCGCAAATATTTTTGAAGAAGCTTCACGGTACCGTTCGGTTGTTTTTGCGGGCGATGGTGCACGCAAGATGCAGCCGATGACGGGGGCGAACGCCCAGTACGCCTGCATGCCGGAAACAGTCTGCAATCCGGCCGCAGTGGGGATCATCGGCGAGAAAGGTGGAAAAGCGCTCTCTGCCGAACAGCTGTCAACGTTAGAACCGCTCTATCTGAGGGAGTTCGTGACGACCGTTCCGGGCAACTCACGGGGCCGGGGAACGCGCGCCGCCTCTTCAGCACAGCCAACGACTGCTCATTTATTTAAAGGATAG
- the tsaE gene encoding tRNA (adenosine(37)-N6)-threonylcarbamoyltransferase complex ATPase subunit type 1 TsaE, whose product MTAVVNNSVTTHSADETLQLGKAFAASLRRSDVVALYGDLGSGKTQFAKGVCLGLGIQRHVVSPTFTILNEYAEGKFPVYHFDFYRLRSLTELAEVGFDEYLFGDGVCLLEWANLVEQALPAERYDVTLNPGEDRNQRIIHIARGTQK is encoded by the coding sequence GTGACCGCGGTCGTGAATAATTCCGTCACCACGCACAGCGCGGACGAAACCCTCCAGCTCGGCAAGGCATTCGCTGCATCGCTCCGCCGGAGCGACGTTGTTGCGCTGTACGGCGATCTGGGGAGCGGAAAAACACAATTTGCAAAAGGCGTCTGCCTCGGACTCGGCATTCAACGCCATGTCGTGAGCCCGACGTTCACGATCCTGAACGAATATGCCGAAGGGAAATTCCCGGTCTATCATTTCGATTTCTACCGCCTTCGCTCGCTGACCGAACTTGCAGAAGTCGGGTTTGATGAATATCTTTTCGGCGACGGCGTCTGTCTCTTGGAATGGGCGAACCTGGTCGAGCAGGCGCTTCCGGCGGAACGCTATGACGTCACGCTGAACCCGGGAGAAGATCGGAACCAAAGGATCATTCACATCGCCAGGGGAACGCAAAAATGA
- a CDS encoding bifunctional response regulator/alkaline phosphatase family protein translates to MEQEKKGNILWVDDEIELLRSHVLFLKEKGYAVETATNGEDAIELVRNRPFDLVFLDEMMAGKGGLETLAEIKDVSPSLPVVMITKNEAESLMEDAIGGKISDYLTKPVNPSQILLACKKFLEGKKIQSEQVSKDYVEEFNSISRALLNPLTYEGWVDLYVKLVSWEMELDLHPTLGLHQMLNDQKRECNAEFSKFIERNYPDWLQQKGKAPALSVDVVDRYLIPRLNEGKSVFFFVIDCMRLDQWLVMEKYLRDYYTMEKEYYYSILPTATPYSRNAIFSGLFPAEIEQRFPEIWQQGEDDENSHNRYERQLLDKLLERRRIELKPEPKYIKILDGEFGRQTENNILSYASNKLTSIVVNFVDMLAHGRSDSALLKEIAPDEPAYRSLTDSWFRHSSLFGMLQTLASKKDVKIVITTDHGSVRCLRGSKVIGDREASTNLRYKFGRNLKADDKQSVFIKNAQDYKLPRRGVTINYIIAKEDYYFVYPTDYHKYLNQYRDSFQHGGISMEEVILPVITLEPRQ, encoded by the coding sequence ATGGAACAGGAAAAAAAAGGGAACATTCTCTGGGTCGATGACGAGATCGAGCTCCTCCGGTCGCATGTTCTATTCCTCAAAGAAAAAGGATACGCCGTGGAAACCGCGACGAACGGGGAAGATGCGATCGAGCTCGTCCGCAACCGCCCATTCGACCTGGTGTTCCTCGACGAGATGATGGCCGGCAAAGGCGGGCTCGAAACGCTTGCCGAAATCAAGGATGTCTCTCCTTCGCTTCCGGTCGTGATGATCACCAAGAACGAAGCCGAATCGCTGATGGAAGACGCTATCGGCGGAAAAATTTCGGATTACCTGACAAAGCCGGTCAATCCAAGCCAGATCCTCCTCGCCTGCAAGAAATTTCTCGAGGGGAAGAAGATCCAGAGCGAGCAGGTCTCCAAGGATTACGTTGAGGAATTTAATTCTATTTCACGGGCGCTGCTCAACCCGCTGACCTACGAGGGATGGGTCGATCTATACGTTAAACTGGTTTCGTGGGAAATGGAGCTCGATCTTCACCCGACGCTCGGTCTTCACCAGATGTTGAACGACCAGAAACGGGAATGCAACGCGGAGTTTTCTAAATTCATCGAGCGGAACTATCCCGACTGGCTGCAGCAGAAGGGAAAGGCGCCTGCGCTCTCGGTCGATGTGGTCGACCGCTACCTGATACCGCGGCTGAATGAGGGGAAGTCCGTTTTCTTTTTTGTCATCGATTGTATGCGGCTCGATCAATGGCTCGTGATGGAGAAATATCTCCGGGATTACTACACGATGGAAAAGGAATACTATTATTCCATCCTCCCGACGGCCACCCCCTATTCGAGGAACGCGATCTTCAGCGGCCTCTTCCCGGCGGAGATCGAGCAGCGATTTCCCGAGATCTGGCAGCAGGGGGAAGACGACGAGAACAGCCACAACCGGTACGAACGGCAGCTGCTGGATAAACTGCTCGAACGGCGCCGCATCGAACTGAAACCGGAACCGAAGTACATCAAGATCCTGGACGGCGAATTCGGCAGGCAGACGGAAAATAACATTCTGTCGTACGCATCGAACAAGCTGACGTCGATCGTCGTCAATTTTGTCGACATGCTCGCGCACGGCAGGTCCGATTCGGCGCTGCTCAAAGAGATCGCCCCCGATGAGCCGGCGTACCGCTCGCTCACCGATTCGTGGTTCAGGCATTCGTCGCTGTTCGGCATGCTCCAGACATTAGCGTCGAAAAAGGACGTGAAGATCGTCATCACCACCGATCACGGAAGCGTCCGCTGTCTGCGCGGTTCGAAGGTGATCGGGGACAGAGAGGCATCCACCAATCTCCGCTATAAATTCGGGAGGAACCTCAAGGCGGACGACAAGCAGTCCGTCTTTATAAAGAATGCCCAGGATTATAAGCTTCCGCGGCGCGGAGTCACGATCAACTATATCATCGCAAAAGAAGACTACTATTTCGTGTACCCGACCGATTACCACAAGTATCTCAATCAATACCGGGACAGCTTTCAGCACGGCGGCATCTCGATGGAGGAGGTCATCCTTCCGGTGATAACGCTGGAGCCGAGGCAGTGA